The following proteins come from a genomic window of Spirochaeta isovalerica:
- the argB gene encoding acetylglutamate kinase: MSKPLMIIKTGGRAAENSGALRHLAEEIKELSRSYDFLLVHGGGAAVSAIQKTYGIEPVFKDGIRMTSEKEMDLVDMGLAGLMNKKIVRLFSSCGLLSVGISGADGSMLTGEPIGEGSRTGRITGSDRKIIDLLLQGGFTPIVSPVSSDSRGGALNINADEAALALGIACKADTIVFLSDIPGILNSGELIDRINEPEADRLIEQGIISGGMIPKVRSSLKALHEGAGTVVIGEYINQGDLNNLLKGNKGTKIWLK; this comes from the coding sequence ATGAGCAAGCCTCTTATGATCATTAAAACCGGAGGAAGAGCCGCTGAGAACAGCGGGGCTCTCCGGCATCTGGCGGAAGAGATAAAGGAATTGAGCCGCAGTTACGATTTCCTGCTTGTCCACGGAGGAGGAGCCGCCGTTTCAGCTATCCAGAAAACCTATGGAATCGAACCTGTATTCAAAGACGGGATAAGAATGACTTCCGAAAAAGAAATGGATCTTGTAGATATGGGGCTGGCCGGTCTGATGAACAAAAAAATTGTCCGTCTCTTCAGCAGCTGCGGGCTGCTTTCCGTCGGGATAAGCGGGGCAGACGGTTCCATGCTGACCGGAGAGCCGATCGGTGAGGGAAGCCGGACGGGAAGGATTACAGGTTCGGATAGAAAGATTATCGATTTACTGCTTCAAGGGGGCTTTACTCCGATCGTCTCGCCGGTCTCATCCGATTCCAGAGGCGGCGCATTGAATATCAATGCCGATGAAGCGGCTCTGGCCCTGGGCATAGCCTGTAAAGCTGACACGATTGTGTTCCTCTCCGATATTCCGGGGATTCTCAATAGCGGAGAATTAATCGACAGGATCAATGAACCGGAAGCGGATAGGTTAATTGAGCAGGGCATAATCAGCGGAGGTATGATTCCGAAAGTCCGGTCGTCGCTGAAAGCCCTGCACGAAGGGGCGGGAACAGTCGTTATCGGAGAATATATAAATCAGGGTGATTTGAACAATCTTCTGAAAGGAAATAAAGGGACAAAAATATGGCTGAAATAA
- a CDS encoding aspartate aminotransferase family protein yields MAEIKKALTKEHGFPKNYSDEFLILDKGEGVYVFDVAGKRYLDFGSGIAVNALGYGNKEIAAIASAQMEKLVHVSNLFTTEPALKFASKLVDGKRFSAVHFGNSGSEANEAAIKYAKLWSIRTKGPECYKILSFSGAFHGRTMGALASTYNNKYKEPFGPMIPGAEIIEYNNVEKLKESLNESFAAVIVEVVQGEGGLRSLSKEFVSALNDICRKHKVLIIADEVQTGMGRTGDLFACDGVGLDADIITLSKPLAGGLPLSATLIPDYVNEKVKVGEHGTTFGGGPVTTAVASYVWDMITGEGFLEGVKEKSAFLTGKLEDLKNKYSFIKEIRGKGLLLGLEIDENDRVDVLKIMGEARDKGLLLLKTGVNVLRLAPPLVISQDEIEEGIAILDSVLKELKQKL; encoded by the coding sequence ATGGCTGAAATAAAAAAGGCATTGACGAAGGAACATGGTTTTCCCAAAAACTATTCCGATGAATTCCTGATCCTGGACAAAGGTGAAGGTGTTTATGTTTTTGATGTGGCAGGAAAAAGATATCTGGATTTCGGCTCGGGGATAGCTGTAAATGCCCTCGGATACGGAAACAAAGAAATCGCTGCCATCGCATCGGCCCAGATGGAGAAACTGGTTCATGTCTCCAATCTCTTTACGACCGAACCGGCTTTGAAGTTCGCTTCAAAGCTTGTCGATGGAAAGAGATTCAGCGCCGTCCACTTCGGGAACAGTGGATCGGAAGCCAATGAAGCGGCTATCAAATATGCCAAATTATGGTCAATAAGGACTAAAGGTCCTGAGTGTTATAAGATCCTCTCGTTCTCCGGAGCATTTCATGGTAGAACCATGGGCGCCCTTGCCAGCACTTACAATAATAAATACAAAGAACCTTTCGGACCGATGATTCCCGGAGCGGAGATTATCGAATACAACAATGTTGAAAAGCTGAAGGAAAGCCTCAATGAGTCTTTTGCCGCTGTAATTGTCGAAGTGGTACAGGGCGAAGGCGGTCTGAGGTCACTTTCAAAGGAATTCGTCTCAGCCCTGAACGACATCTGCAGGAAACATAAAGTCCTGATTATCGCCGATGAGGTTCAGACCGGAATGGGACGGACCGGAGACCTCTTCGCGTGCGATGGAGTCGGCCTCGATGCCGACATCATCACGCTGTCCAAGCCGCTGGCGGGAGGGCTTCCCCTCTCGGCGACTTTGATTCCCGATTACGTGAACGAAAAAGTGAAAGTCGGAGAACACGGCACGACCTTCGGCGGAGGACCTGTTACCACTGCGGTTGCATCCTATGTATGGGACATGATCACCGGCGAAGGGTTTCTTGAGGGTGTTAAAGAAAAATCAGCTTTTCTGACAGGCAAGCTGGAAGACTTGAAAAATAAATACAGTTTCATCAAGGAGATCCGGGGGAAAGGACTGTTGCTCGGTCTTGAGATTGATGAGAACGATAGGGTTGATGTACTGAAAATTATGGGAGAGGCGCGGGATAAAGGTCTCCTGCTTCTGAAAACAGGAGTGAATGTTCTGCGTCTGGCTCCCCCTCTTGTAATCAGTCAAGATGAAATCGAAGAGGGAATTGCCATTCTCGATTCGGTCTTAAAAGAATTGAAACAGAAATTGTAA
- a CDS encoding ankyrin repeat domain-containing protein, which produces MKKNILLSLLIILSFPLFADINSDLIYYVVRGNETKVLELLDNGADPNAEGEDGRTALHRAILNRHDSVGEILVNAGADPSGVDRDGDTYLYLAILRDLDFTATALVNHGANPHAINLYGNNMLFLALSRNLETTAIALVRAGAEPNTIGSNGTHVLIMAISLGMAEAAEQLVLHGADVNIKDHNGYTALKRAEWRGYFNLIELMKERGAE; this is translated from the coding sequence ATGAAAAAAAATATTCTGCTTTCCCTGTTGATAATTCTCAGCTTCCCTCTTTTCGCCGATATAAACAGCGATTTGATTTATTATGTGGTCCGGGGAAACGAGACTAAAGTTCTGGAGCTTCTCGATAATGGAGCCGACCCCAACGCCGAAGGTGAAGACGGTCGGACAGCTCTTCACAGAGCGATTCTCAACAGACACGATTCAGTTGGCGAAATCCTCGTCAATGCCGGAGCCGACCCGTCCGGCGTGGATCGTGACGGAGACACTTATCTCTATCTGGCTATCCTCAGGGATCTCGATTTTACAGCCACCGCTCTGGTGAACCACGGAGCCAATCCTCATGCCATAAATCTCTACGGAAACAATATGCTTTTCCTGGCTTTATCCAGAAATCTGGAAACGACCGCCATTGCTCTGGTTCGGGCCGGAGCGGAACCCAACACGATTGGAAGCAACGGAACCCATGTCCTAATTATGGCTATCAGCCTCGGAATGGCGGAAGCAGCTGAGCAGCTTGTTCTCCATGGAGCAGATGTGAACATAAAAGACCATAACGGTTACACCGCTTTAAAACGGGCTGAATGGAGAGGATATTTCAATCTGATCGAACTGATGAAGGAAAGGGGCGCGGAATAA
- a CDS encoding aminoglycoside phosphotransferase family protein, with the protein MESTTKSSLTERQIRGIFQNIDKIDSIKELKDGCYNTSYAVRSESNLEYVLKVSPPEDVPILTYEQNLMETEVQFHKKVMEMKTLPVAKILKDDFSRSSVPYNFFIMEKLKGRPLDKFEEITTEERKSVSSDLAGYMAEMHKITGTRYGYPFMTENSNHDYYTAFRRMVELLLSDGERRGAALPLSQEQIFNLLEKYRESFSGTGQPVFVHFDLWDGNIFVEKRGNSIQISGLIDFERGFYADPAADFSQVQGYIDLRENGWFFDKYNRHALMPFTADEKAFNRIFLFRFYLFLIMIVESYYRDVNGSFDWQLQWSREEFLKLYNQLK; encoded by the coding sequence ATGGAAAGCACAACCAAATCCTCTCTGACAGAAAGACAGATACGCGGAATTTTTCAAAACATCGATAAAATTGATTCGATAAAAGAGTTAAAGGACGGCTGCTATAATACATCTTATGCCGTGCGGTCAGAATCAAATCTGGAATATGTTCTTAAAGTCTCTCCTCCGGAAGACGTTCCCATACTGACCTATGAGCAGAATCTGATGGAAACAGAAGTGCAGTTCCATAAAAAAGTAATGGAGATGAAAACATTACCGGTTGCTAAAATTCTGAAGGATGATTTCTCTCGATCATCAGTTCCCTATAATTTTTTTATAATGGAAAAGCTGAAAGGCCGGCCTTTGGATAAATTTGAAGAAATAACAACAGAAGAGAGAAAATCCGTCAGCTCCGACTTAGCCGGATATATGGCCGAGATGCATAAGATTACGGGAACCCGTTACGGCTATCCATTTATGACGGAGAACAGCAATCATGATTACTATACCGCCTTTCGGCGCATGGTCGAACTGCTATTGTCCGATGGAGAAAGAAGGGGAGCCGCGCTCCCCCTGTCACAGGAACAGATTTTCAATTTGCTGGAAAAATACAGAGAATCGTTTTCCGGAACCGGACAACCTGTTTTTGTTCATTTCGATCTCTGGGATGGTAATATCTTTGTTGAAAAAAGAGGTAATTCAATACAAATTTCCGGACTGATTGATTTTGAACGGGGGTTCTACGCGGATCCGGCGGCTGACTTTTCTCAAGTTCAGGGATACATCGATCTCAGAGAAAACGGATGGTTCTTCGATAAGTATAACCGACATGCTCTCATGCCTTTCACAGCTGATGAAAAGGCCTTTAACAGAATCTTTCTCTTCCGTTTCTACCTTTTCCTTATCATGATCGTCGAATCATACTACAGAGACGTCAACGGCAGCTTTGACTGGCAGCTCCAGTGGTCGCGGGAGGAGTTTCTCAAACTCTACAATCAGCTTAAATAA
- the argC gene encoding N-acetyl-gamma-glutamyl-phosphate reductase, which yields MKAAVLGASGYTGMLLLRLLSSHKNIESLIAVSTTKTGETIESGDPGLFGNIPGRYIGIDELESAEPDVIFSALPHLASLPFYKGFIGKAVIIDLSADLRYETKEGFEKAYGTEHAAPEFIGKAVFGLSEWYRDKVKTHDLIANPGCYPTCTLLPLLPLLKEGIVEGDLTTTALSGISGAGKKAAINNLFVERSENCNAYNPGKKHRHQSEIQKELDYTGVKSNLLFTPHLVPLRRGMFVTTTAYHNGLNHEQLKNVYSEYYGKDPFIKINGSSIPETSHLWGSNRCDIGWEICDDRVLLFSAIDNLMKGASGQAIQNMNIRFGFDETTGLRTWGDL from the coding sequence ATGAAAGCGGCTGTACTGGGAGCCTCCGGTTATACGGGCATGCTCCTTCTGAGACTGTTGAGCAGTCATAAAAATATAGAATCACTTATTGCCGTTTCCACGACAAAGACAGGGGAAACTATCGAATCGGGAGATCCGGGCCTTTTCGGAAATATCCCCGGACGATATATAGGTATCGATGAGCTGGAATCCGCAGAACCGGATGTAATTTTTTCGGCTCTGCCCCATCTTGCGTCTCTTCCTTTTTACAAGGGTTTTATCGGTAAGGCCGTGATTATCGATCTATCGGCCGATCTTCGTTATGAAACAAAAGAGGGTTTTGAGAAAGCATACGGAACCGAACACGCCGCACCGGAATTTATAGGGAAAGCGGTTTTCGGTCTGTCTGAATGGTACAGGGATAAAGTGAAAACCCACGACTTGATCGCCAATCCCGGTTGTTATCCGACCTGCACTCTTCTACCTCTTCTGCCTCTTCTGAAAGAAGGAATTGTTGAAGGAGATCTGACGACGACGGCTCTGTCGGGCATATCCGGTGCGGGGAAAAAAGCGGCCATCAATAACCTCTTTGTTGAAAGAAGCGAAAACTGCAATGCCTATAATCCCGGGAAAAAGCACAGACATCAGAGTGAGATCCAGAAAGAACTGGACTATACGGGAGTGAAAAGCAACTTGCTCTTCACGCCTCACCTGGTTCCCTTAAGACGCGGCATGTTTGTCACGACAACAGCCTATCATAACGGTTTGAACCATGAACAGCTGAAGAATGTTTATAGCGAATACTACGGGAAAGATCCCTTTATAAAGATAAACGGTTCATCCATACCGGAAACATCTCATCTCTGGGGTTCCAACCGCTGTGATATAGGTTGGGAGATCTGTGATGACAGAGTGCTTCTCTTCTCCGCGATCGATAACCTGATGAAAGGAGCTTCGGGGCAAGCCATACAGAATATGAATATCCGTTTCGGATTTGATGAAACAACGGGACTGCGCACATGGGGAGATCTATGA
- the argR gene encoding arginine repressor, whose protein sequence is MNDRRTRLVQIKKIIRENHVSSQEQLLKLLDENGISVTQATLSRDLKMLNVSKISNEKDGYHYHLPSEKEEKEAEKYLVEDIARGFLSIEFSGNLAILKTLPGHANTVAIALDKLEGLPIIGTIAGDDAILIVLKENEREETVIEALVSRIPDLEHEL, encoded by the coding sequence TTGAACGATAGAAGAACCAGATTGGTGCAGATAAAGAAGATAATCAGGGAAAATCATGTTTCCAGCCAGGAACAGCTTTTGAAACTGCTCGATGAAAACGGTATTTCTGTTACCCAGGCGACCTTGTCCAGAGATCTGAAAATGCTTAATGTCAGCAAGATCTCAAACGAGAAGGATGGGTACCATTATCACCTTCCATCGGAAAAAGAGGAGAAGGAAGCTGAGAAATACCTGGTCGAAGATATTGCGCGAGGTTTTCTCTCCATAGAGTTTTCGGGAAATCTCGCAATTTTAAAAACCCTCCCGGGACATGCCAATACTGTAGCGATAGCTCTTGATAAACTGGAAGGTCTTCCCATCATCGGAACAATCGCCGGAGACGACGCGATTTTAATCGTTCTGAAGGAAAATGAAAGGGAAGAAACTGTAATTGAAGCTCTGGTAAGCAGAATACCGGATCTGGAGCATGAATTATGA
- a CDS encoding 4Fe-4S dicluster domain-containing protein, translating to MIISELLMYTVAALFFLPLFLLFLVSLAEKDYRAARRSLRFSLISPLPFIVIAIVNFPGSAIVSYALAALTLFFLVLLLFPYKTNPIRPEEKLKEKYDERDVIFVRNRLVEGSEQFSDYYERKPELLERDNRFREAPGLLSPESIQANPFMYSSAAASFQVCENLIPLCDGPVAEMKIESDPVKITRYIKEWAGLLGVVSIGITELKDDHRYSIGGRREKYGKPVINNHKYAIAFTVEMDRDSLRRGPKAPTVMESARQYLNAGTIAVQIAAFIRGLGHSAKAHIDASYEVVCPLVARDAGLGELGRTGLLITPELGSRVRINVVTTDLPLITDTRGFEGSVADFCEHCMKCADVCPSRSIPKGERQIDNGVLRWKIDHEKCFTFWSKSGTDCGRCVAVCPYSHPDNAIHKAIRFFIRKSPLFRRFGATLDDLIYGRKPKPLGLADWQKI from the coding sequence ATGATTATTTCCGAACTGCTTATGTATACTGTCGCTGCTTTGTTTTTTCTTCCTCTGTTCCTGCTTTTTCTGGTTTCCCTGGCGGAAAAGGATTATCGGGCGGCGCGCCGCTCCCTTCGGTTCTCCCTCATATCACCATTGCCTTTTATTGTTATCGCCATAGTGAATTTTCCCGGATCGGCCATCGTCAGCTATGCTCTTGCCGCACTTACTCTTTTTTTTCTTGTCCTGCTTCTTTTCCCCTATAAGACAAATCCAATCCGCCCTGAGGAAAAGTTGAAGGAAAAGTATGATGAAAGGGATGTCATTTTTGTCCGGAATCGTCTGGTGGAGGGGTCCGAACAGTTTTCAGACTATTATGAAAGAAAACCGGAATTGCTCGAAAGGGATAATCGTTTCAGAGAGGCTCCCGGGCTCCTTTCTCCGGAGTCCATTCAGGCCAATCCCTTTATGTACAGTTCCGCTGCCGCTTCATTTCAGGTCTGTGAAAATCTGATACCGCTCTGCGACGGGCCGGTTGCGGAAATGAAAATCGAATCCGATCCGGTAAAAATCACCCGATACATCAAAGAATGGGCCGGGCTTCTGGGTGTTGTTTCCATCGGCATTACAGAACTCAAAGATGATCATCGCTACAGTATAGGCGGCCGTCGGGAAAAGTATGGAAAACCGGTTATCAACAACCACAAATACGCCATTGCCTTCACAGTGGAAATGGACCGGGACTCCTTGCGCCGGGGACCCAAAGCTCCCACGGTGATGGAATCGGCCAGGCAATATCTTAATGCCGGAACCATAGCTGTACAAATCGCTGCTTTCATAAGAGGTTTGGGCCATTCGGCTAAAGCTCATATCGATGCCAGCTATGAAGTCGTCTGTCCTCTGGTCGCCAGGGATGCCGGTCTCGGTGAACTGGGAAGAACGGGACTGTTGATAACACCGGAGCTCGGATCGCGGGTCAGAATTAATGTCGTGACGACAGATCTGCCGCTGATAACGGATACGAGAGGATTCGAAGGCTCAGTCGCCGATTTTTGCGAACATTGCATGAAATGCGCCGATGTCTGTCCCTCCCGTTCCATTCCGAAAGGAGAACGTCAAATTGATAATGGCGTCCTGCGCTGGAAGATCGATCATGAAAAATGTTTCACTTTCTGGAGTAAAAGCGGCACGGACTGCGGACGCTGTGTGGCCGTTTGCCCCTATTCCCATCCCGACAATGCCATTCATAAGGCCATCCGTTTTTTTATACGGAAATCTCCTCTCTTCAGGAGATTCGGAGCCACTCTTGATGATCTTATATATGGAAGAAAACCGAAACCTCTAGGCCTCGCTGACTGGCAGAAAATCTGA
- a CDS encoding histidinol-phosphatase HisJ family protein, with product MNYWDMHSHSIHSEDAESSLESMCLSAIEKSLSGIAFTEHVDFNPADKGYDYFRKDDYQKAIDSTRLKYKGKLSILKGMEFSEPHLYPGQFSHLAEGDWDVIIGSIHMMGDHFVGDSIIKTSDDLKDLYSRYFNMVLEMTRWGGFDILGHMDFPKRYFGKEAYPYDLIDLILAELVRNQIALEINTSPLRKGLGECSPDSEILRRYALAGGTMVTLGSDAHIPEDVAADFDKACSICLAIDGLRIGHFEKRRFVKDR from the coding sequence ATGAACTACTGGGATATGCACAGTCACTCAATCCATTCGGAAGATGCCGAAAGCTCACTGGAATCGATGTGCCTCTCTGCCATAGAGAAAAGCCTGTCCGGCATTGCATTTACCGAACATGTGGATTTCAACCCCGCCGATAAAGGCTATGACTACTTTCGCAAGGATGACTATCAGAAAGCCATTGATTCGACCCGACTGAAATATAAAGGGAAGCTATCTATTCTGAAAGGTATGGAATTCAGCGAACCCCACCTCTATCCCGGACAGTTCTCCCATCTGGCCGAAGGTGACTGGGATGTGATTATCGGTTCAATCCATATGATGGGTGATCATTTCGTCGGGGATTCGATAATTAAAACATCTGATGATTTAAAGGACCTGTACAGCCGGTATTTCAACATGGTATTGGAAATGACTCGATGGGGAGGTTTTGACATTCTGGGTCATATGGATTTTCCCAAAAGATATTTCGGTAAGGAAGCCTACCCTTATGATCTGATCGATTTGATTCTGGCAGAACTGGTGCGAAACCAAATAGCACTTGAAATCAATACTTCGCCCCTGAGAAAAGGGCTCGGCGAATGCTCCCCCGATTCAGAGATACTCCGCAGATACGCCCTTGCCGGCGGAACAATGGTAACCCTGGGCTCCGACGCCCACATTCCCGAAGATGTTGCAGCGGATTTTGATAAAGCCTGTTCCATATGTCTGGCCATCGACGGGCTCAGGATCGGACATTTTGAAAAAAGAAGATTTGTTAAAGATAGATAA
- a CDS encoding biotin--[acetyl-CoA-carboxylase] ligase — protein sequence MEIKNLQNPFPDAPVYYRDVTDSTMEDSKKSATAGILHGTVFSTEFQEKGRGRIRGRRWHSGKGQNLMFTLVLRRDHLTHELHHLPLIAGAALLDAATRFTGEAFSLKWPNDLIFGGRKCAGILCEADSTYFYCGMGINCNQENFPPEIEYKTTSLREITRRNIDRDDFLVEILGSFKNLLDSGDLWISLVEKFLYLSGETIEVRDGWAGSEDIVRGINRGIGNDGQLLIEEESGIIREIYAGEIEI from the coding sequence ATGGAAATAAAGAATCTGCAAAACCCCTTTCCCGATGCACCAGTATATTACAGAGATGTCACAGATTCAACTATGGAGGACTCTAAAAAAAGTGCAACAGCTGGAATTCTCCACGGGACTGTGTTTTCGACAGAATTTCAGGAAAAGGGACGAGGCCGTATAAGAGGACGTCGATGGCATTCAGGGAAAGGTCAGAATCTGATGTTTACACTTGTCCTGAGAAGAGATCATCTGACCCACGAACTCCATCATCTCCCTTTGATCGCGGGAGCGGCACTGCTTGATGCGGCAACTCGTTTTACCGGCGAAGCTTTTTCTTTAAAATGGCCCAACGATTTAATTTTTGGAGGGAGGAAATGCGCCGGTATTCTCTGTGAAGCCGATAGCACTTATTTTTATTGCGGGATGGGTATTAACTGCAATCAGGAAAACTTTCCTCCGGAAATTGAATATAAAACCACTTCATTAAGAGAGATTACCCGACGGAATATCGACCGTGATGACTTTCTCGTTGAAATCCTCGGTTCATTTAAGAATCTTCTGGATTCGGGCGATCTCTGGATTTCGCTAGTCGAAAAATTTCTCTATCTCTCGGGCGAGACCATAGAAGTCCGGGACGGATGGGCAGGGTCTGAAGACATTGTCAGGGGAATCAACCGGGGAATCGGTAATGACGGTCAGCTTCTGATCGAAGAGGAAAGCGGCATAATTCGTGAAATTTATGCCGGAGAAATAGAAATATGA
- a CDS encoding argininosuccinate synthase, with product MGAIKKIALAYSGGLDTSIIIQWLKENYDNAEVIAICTNVGQDEDWDAVEQKALNAGASKYYLGDLREELASDYIFPMVRAGAVYEGQYMLGTSIARPFQAKYQVDIALAEGCDALCHGCTGKGNDQVRFELTYKALAPHLKVIAPWRIWDIKSREDAIDFAESRNINLGEISKKNIYSRDWNIWHMSHEGGILEDAWNRPEESMFRLTKSPKEAPDKETEVIIDFEKGFPVGLNGQKMNAFDMMKQLNKIASENGVGRVDIVETRLVGMKSRGIYETPGGTLLHTAMRDLEMFTINNDALHLKQKMSYDYADLVYAGKWYTTARYALEEMMKKITEYTTGSVKLCVYKGNAWVIGRKSPYALYLEDLASFGPSDYNQKDAEGFINLYGLSTGVTAMVHKDLEDGSGQAVEMKQMAASFHDK from the coding sequence ATGGGTGCAATTAAAAAAATTGCTCTTGCCTATTCAGGCGGACTTGATACTTCAATCATCATTCAATGGCTGAAGGAAAACTACGATAACGCTGAAGTTATCGCTATCTGTACCAATGTCGGACAGGATGAGGACTGGGATGCCGTAGAGCAGAAGGCTCTCAATGCCGGTGCATCAAAATACTATCTTGGAGATCTTCGAGAAGAATTGGCTTCCGATTATATTTTCCCTATGGTAAGAGCCGGTGCCGTTTACGAAGGACAGTATATGCTGGGAACCTCAATCGCCAGACCTTTCCAGGCTAAATACCAGGTCGATATTGCTCTGGCCGAAGGCTGCGATGCCCTGTGCCACGGTTGTACGGGAAAAGGAAACGACCAGGTCCGTTTCGAGCTGACATACAAAGCTCTTGCACCTCATTTGAAAGTTATTGCGCCCTGGAGAATCTGGGATATCAAATCCCGTGAAGACGCCATTGATTTCGCCGAGAGCCGCAATATTAATCTCGGAGAAATCTCCAAAAAGAATATCTACTCCAGAGACTGGAATATCTGGCATATGAGTCATGAAGGCGGAATACTGGAAGACGCCTGGAACCGGCCGGAAGAGAGCATGTTCCGTCTGACAAAATCTCCCAAAGAAGCGCCGGATAAAGAAACTGAAGTCATCATCGATTTCGAAAAAGGTTTTCCTGTCGGCTTGAATGGTCAGAAAATGAATGCCTTCGATATGATGAAACAGCTCAATAAAATTGCCTCGGAGAACGGTGTCGGTCGTGTCGACATTGTCGAAACACGCCTCGTCGGAATGAAAAGCCGCGGAATTTACGAAACTCCCGGAGGAACATTGCTTCATACGGCCATGCGCGATCTTGAAATGTTCACCATCAACAATGACGCATTGCATCTGAAACAGAAGATGTCCTACGATTATGCCGACCTGGTTTATGCGGGGAAATGGTATACCACGGCCCGTTACGCACTGGAAGAGATGATGAAAAAAATCACTGAATATACAACAGGTTCAGTTAAACTCTGTGTTTACAAAGGGAATGCCTGGGTAATCGGTAGAAAATCTCCTTACGCGCTTTATCTGGAGGATCTGGCTTCATTCGGTCCCAGTGATTACAATCAGAAAGATGCGGAAGGATTTATCAATCTATACGGGTTATCGACCGGAGTTACGGCTATGGTCCATAAAGATCTGGAAGACGGTTCCGGTCAGGCTGTTGAAATGAAACAGATGGCCGCCAGCTTTCATGACAAATAG
- a CDS encoding DUF342 domain-containing protein: MSEKIIDDRSDGYVAIEISEDKMEAFASFFPATGKGRPLEKVQADSALNANNISYGIIDENILKAIEQCNSEQKAVKNVPIAKGTKPVKASPPHINLKPEFFNREKTVVRADGSVDHKESSPFVMVKKGEAVGRIFPYRAGVEGKDVTGAAVPFKNKDMQIFKAGENLEPRGELLVSMAHGRFVIEGDNISVTEVLEIPSDVDYHTGNVSFAGDLIIEGGVQDGFRVAAGKSIRCKQLVKNAEVLCRGDLNLDLGVKGRGNALIRANGMVTAKFIEYGTVESRSGITVSTSIMSADINTLGKLSMGQKGIIVSSTIMAEKAIEAYNIGRENCAPSILWCGVSFVENRKLENMKVRHEVLLEKIQKMKNRPNPPEELISRMEEASGMQEKEIETLAKNLCACDEAYIKVHGTLFAGTEIRVGHLKLKVESDQTRVLVKMDKEKGQIIMGPIL; this comes from the coding sequence ATGAGTGAGAAGATTATAGATGACCGGAGCGATGGTTATGTGGCAATCGAGATCTCAGAAGATAAAATGGAAGCCTTTGCATCCTTTTTCCCCGCAACGGGGAAAGGACGTCCTCTGGAGAAAGTCCAGGCGGATTCCGCTCTGAACGCCAATAATATCTCCTATGGTATTATTGATGAAAATATCCTCAAAGCTATAGAACAATGCAATAGCGAGCAGAAAGCTGTTAAAAATGTTCCCATAGCCAAAGGAACAAAGCCTGTCAAAGCGTCTCCTCCCCACATCAATCTCAAACCGGAGTTTTTTAACAGAGAAAAAACCGTAGTCAGAGCAGATGGTTCGGTGGACCACAAAGAAAGCAGCCCTTTTGTTATGGTCAAGAAAGGGGAGGCTGTAGGTAGAATATTCCCTTATAGAGCCGGCGTCGAGGGAAAAGATGTCACAGGTGCGGCCGTTCCTTTTAAAAACAAGGATATGCAAATCTTCAAAGCAGGAGAGAATCTGGAACCTCGCGGAGAACTTCTCGTCTCCATGGCTCATGGTCGTTTTGTCATCGAAGGAGACAATATTTCCGTAACCGAGGTTCTGGAAATACCCTCGGATGTAGATTACCACACGGGTAACGTTTCATTTGCCGGAGACCTGATTATCGAAGGCGGAGTTCAGGATGGTTTCCGTGTCGCGGCCGGAAAAAGCATCCGTTGCAAGCAACTTGTCAAAAATGCCGAAGTACTCTGCCGCGGTGATCTGAATCTTGATCTGGGAGTTAAAGGCCGGGGAAATGCTCTCATACGGGCAAACGGCATGGTTACAGCCAAATTTATTGAATACGGTACAGTGGAATCAAGATCGGGAATAACGGTTTCAACTTCTATAATGAGTGCGGATATCAACACTCTCGGAAAATTGTCCATGGGCCAGAAGGGCATAATCGTATCCAGTACCATTATGGCTGAAAAAGCCATTGAAGCCTATAATATCGGGCGGGAGAACTGTGCTCCGTCGATATTGTGGTGCGGCGTTTCATTTGTTGAAAACAGAAAGCTAGAAAACATGAAAGTCCGTCATGAAGTACTGCTGGAAAAAATACAAAAAATGAAGAATCGTCCCAATCCTCCAGAAGAGCTCATTTCCCGAATGGAAGAAGCTTCCGGAATGCAGGAGAAAGAGATTGAAACCTTAGCGAAAAATCTCTGTGCATGTGATGAAGCTTACATCAAAGTACACGGGACTCTTTTTGCCGGAACAGAGATAAGAGTGGGGCATTTGAAATTAAAAGTGGAAAGCGATCAGACGAGAGTGCTGGTAAAAATGGATAAAGAAAAAGGACAGATCATAATGGGGCCTATCCTTTAG